In Macadamia integrifolia cultivar HAES 741 unplaced genomic scaffold, SCU_Mint_v3 scaffold1479, whole genome shotgun sequence, the sequence atgacctacctatttaaggaatgagtcaatCTCGGTCGGTGTCGTGTCAGGCTCGGTCGAGTTTCGGGCTTTAATCAAACTTCTCCTAATCATGCTATAATTGGGCCTTCAATagggtaatgtaccaataaagtcTTAAACGAACTTTAAACGGTCTTTACTTTTATTAGATTTAAGagactttaatttattttgtaaagcaccaacaattttgaaaagatattaacatttaattacaataaaaaattagagactaggagaaagagagaatgagagtgTGAATAGGTCTTAATTTGAGTAGATGAAGACTGTGCAAGAGAATGACGAACATACTCTGAAGGACGGTTGGCCACCTAATCGGGGTAGACATCCTTTGATCATGGAGTTCTTGAGGCCAGCACAGACTTGTGGGGAGGAGGGGGGAATGCCACAGGGCAAGGACAGGGAGTGATATGAATGAGGGGCAATCTGAAGGGGTACGGGATAAGCAGAATCTGACTGGTGTGAGATCATACTCGTCGGTGGTGGGAAGGTTTTTCCCAGACATGGAGCTGCTCCCAGATCTTATACATCCAAGATGGTGCACCAAGATTATCATACCACAAGATGCCTACGAGGAAAGGTTGTTGCGATTTAGATTCGCTTTGATTGGGAGGGTAAATTTCAGAATTATTTCTATGAATGATATTTGCAAAGAGGCTGTTGAATCGTGGAATCTCCAAGGAAGTGTTAGAATGGCTCCAATGGGGAAGGGGTATATACTCTTTCAATTTGAacatgagggagatatggcagCGATGTGGAGAAGGAGCCTGACAAAGGTTGGCGGGCAGGTGATCAGATTCCAATGCTGGAAGCTTGATTTTGACGTTCACGCTAACAATATTTCAACCAAGCTGGTATGGATCAGGTTCCTGGACCATCCActtgaatattggcatgaaaaaatCTTATTGTCCATGGCTAAAGCGGCAGGGAGGCTGGCGGCCTTGGATAGACGCACTCGAACTACTGCTTTGGGATCTTTCGCGAGGGTccaggtggaggtggaggtagaAGCAAAAAGAGTGGATGAGATTCAAGTGGAGAGGAAGCAACCTGGCATAGGTGAAGCTTTCTGGTTCAAACAAGTAGTCGTTTATGAGGATGGCATGAGCAGAAGTACATtttgcaagaaggttgggcacATGGTCCATGCATGTAGGGAGAAGAAATGGGTGGATTCCAAGGAGGAGGTGCAGTGAGGGGAAAGTAATCCAGGGACGATCTTCCTTGAGGACGGTGGTGATGCTCGGTCCCGAGGTGTTGCTCCGGCTAGGAAAGTTTCCATCTTGGGCTGGATTTCTTCCCATGCCAGAGATCGCTCTCTTGCCTTATCTGCTCAGACAAATCAAGAAGAGATTGGGCAGCCTAAGGAAACTGGAGAAGGCATTGGACCAGGTGATCGTATGAGCAACTGATCCATTTTCCCATgttgttgggacttgggagtggTTAGAAGAAATTCTGAGAGTCTTGCACAAGTTGGAATGGAAGGCATTCAAATTCCTACTATTAATGCATTATCTCCTCAAATATTGGCTTTCCTATTAGAGAGGAATTGGGCTATGCACATTCAATTAGATGGTTGTAATGgcagagatatatatatatatatatatattatgatatGTGGGAGAGtacaaaataaagagagagaatgcaaGATTGTAATATGGCATTTAAGGGATAAAATTTCTCTGCTTCAAGGGTAGTAAGAATGTTTGTGCTATCCGTATGTGGCACTTCTTCATTCAGCCATGTGTATAACTTCTTTAATTAATGTTGAAACTGTGTAATATTTTTAATTACAcagttttaatttcttttaccCTTACCGtcaataatatttttaattcgACCCCCTCATTTAgggcaaaatagaaactagacaTGCAACAATAGCCCCTCATCTCCTAgtggctgcttcttcttccttcttgtcGGAAGACCCCGCCTTGCCTCGCCCTATTTGTTAACCTAAATTttctaatttaaaaaacaacGATTAGCTACTACTATTCCTCAAA encodes:
- the LOC122063856 gene encoding uncharacterized protein LOC122063856; this translates as MNEGQSEGVRDKQNLTGVRSYSSVVGRFFPDMELLPDLIHPRWCTKIIIPQDAYEERLLRFRFALIGRVNFRIISMNDICKEAVESWNLQGSVRMAPMGKGYILFQFEHEGDMAAMWRRSLTKVGGQVIRFQCWKLDFDVHANNISTKLVWIRFLDHPLEYWHEKILLSMAKAAGRLAALDRRTRTTALGSFARVQVEVEVEAKRVDEIQVERKQPGIGEAFWFKQVVVYEDGMSRSTFCKKVGHMVHACREKKWVDSKEEEKVKDQNLMENIGERCSERVGGICDRTSDRGKQMRITDFWRLAHYSLPPLAYETDNVVSGGLDEKNHPIEEVINGGSKQSYTAAVKETMPNIDDLPDPIHAGTLTKIIIPQEAYEEKFNHSITL